A DNA window from Ranitomeya imitator isolate aRanImi1 chromosome 2, aRanImi1.pri, whole genome shotgun sequence contains the following coding sequences:
- the NAT9 gene encoding alpha/beta-tubulin-N-acetyltransferase 9 isoform X4 — MKSEELQKLTASEPLTLDQEHDMQRSWREDSDKCTFIILDREQWDQGCPEDQCMVGDVNLFVLDLVNPSLAEIEIMIAEPKFRRRGFGEESVRLMLYYGATTLGISLFQAKIGEENVTSIRLFNRLHFSTVSYSSIFQEMTLQWEVSETERQWLLDSLHVTVESYRAMKQNREPDAHH, encoded by the exons ATGAAGTCAGAGGAGCTACAGAAACTAACGGCCTCGGAGCCACTGACACTGGACCAGGAACATGACATGCAACGCAGTTGGAGAGAGGACAGTGACA AGTGCACCTTCATCATACTGGATAGAGAACAGTGGGATCAGGGATGTCCAGAAGATCAGTGTATGGTGGGAGATGTCAACctatttgtgcttgatcttgtaaaCCCTTCATTAGCAGAGATAGAGATCATGATTGCAG AGCCCAAATTTCGTCGCAGAGGTTTTGGTGAAGAGTCAGTCCGTCTTATGTTGTATTATG GTGCCACAACTCTGGGAATTTCTTTGTTTCAAGCAAAAATCGGAGAAGAGAACGTAACAAGTATTCGGCTGTTTAACAGATTGCACTTCAGTACG GTGTCCTATAGCTCAATATTTCAGGAGATGACTCTGCAATGGGAGGTGTCAGAGACTGAAAGGCAATGGCTGTTGGATTCACTTCATGTCACTGTGGAGTCTTATAGAGCAATGAAACAGAACCGAGAACCTGATGCTCATCATTAG